The Anastrepha ludens isolate Willacy chromosome X, idAnaLude1.1, whole genome shotgun sequence genome includes a window with the following:
- the LOC128870302 gene encoding growth/differentiation factor 8 has protein sequence MNSETPTKLEGSTQQAFAVKSAQGSEKKFKTTRIRHNRRWEIINFKFDHNHFTIVRTIIHLYIRGREWIHEHYPDVLEQKTTDGKIRRRGDLIIMIHYVVPRSSSQNLTHTMKLVESRHRIPSGLGQWVQFEIKHIPPNWLNQNAVTISLAIKTQESWMRSFLVIDTENSQNKEFPLHIEAFIKQPRRQKRSTSLDCQESDHEVRCCRYPLKVNFTNFGWNFVIAPTSFDAYFCNGECKVGYLEQYTHTHIASLTTSATPCCSPTKMSPLSLLYFDQDHNLVLSTIPNMSVEKCSCS, from the exons ATGAATAGTGAAACACCCACAAAACTTGAAGGCAGCACTCAGCAGGCGTTTGCAGTGAAGTCGGCGCAGGGCAgcgaaaagaagttcaaaa CCACCCGCATTCGCCATAATCGTAGAtgggaaataataaattttaaatttgaccaCAATCACTTCACAATAGTTCGCACTATTATTCATCTTTATATACGTGGTCGGGAATGGATTCATGAGCATTATCCTGATGTTCTAGAGCAAAAAACCACCGATGGAAAGATTAGAAGGCGAGGTGATCTCATAATTATGATTCATTATGTCGTTCCCCGATCGAGCAGCCAAAACCTTACCCATACTATGAAGCTAGTGGAGTCTCGCCATCGAATACCATCCGGTTTAGGTCAATGGGTGCAATTCGAAATCAAACATATACCTCCAAACTGGTTAAATCAAAATGCTGTTACAATATCGCTCGCTATTAAAACTCAAGAGTCGTGGATGAGGTCGTTTTTAGTAATCGATACAGAAAATAGCCAGAATAAAGAATTT CCTCTGCACATTGAAGCGTTTATCAAACAACCCCGCCGGCAAAAACGAAGCACGTCGTTGGATTGCCAGGAGAGCGATCACGAAGTTCGATGTTGTCGATATCCGttgaaagtaaattttactAACTTTGGTTGGAACTTTGTCATTGCGCCTACCTCTTTCGATGCATACTTTTGCAATGGGGAGTGTAAAGTTGGATATCTGGAGcagtatacacatacacacatcgcATCATTAACCACTTCAGCTACTCCTTGTTGCTCTCCTACAAAAATGAGTCCTTtgagtttactttattttgatcAGGATCACAATTTAGTATTAAGCACTATTCCTAATATGTCTGTAGAGAAATGTAGCTGTtcataa